The following proteins are co-located in the Hypomesus transpacificus isolate Combined female chromosome 23, fHypTra1, whole genome shotgun sequence genome:
- the popdc2 gene encoding popeye domain-containing 2 isoform X2, whose amino-acid sequence MSADNSTMLDSVIYGHPLCEGWTNNTEGAFYHLGNTIMFLGYMGGSGAYGALFIFGFLVPSYVCLNMWGWFSMCGLDVFIWNLLLLLACLAQICHLIYRLHQEGLPSPELSALFSAVYLPLDVPVQAFKDIASACENRVLALDVEETYAVEGKTPIDQLSFLLSGRIRVSLEGQFLHYIFPHQFLDSPEWESLRPNEEGNFQVTLTAETECRYISWRRRRLYMLLSKERYIARIFSVMLGSDIADKLYALNDKLFAKSGVRLDIRLPSLYHVLAPSPPGSEGDGRGPGPPGEQLRVEEEDPAPAYQQSTPPQPQDAQEGEDQTPPAQRQAPPCRQPWTSDTEPPSGESAKNLPPRYQRGRAPLAPTNTPKL is encoded by the exons ACCAACAACACCGAGGGTGCCTTCTACCACCTGGGCAACACCATCATGTTCCTTGGGTACATGGGGGGCAGCGGAGCATACGGGGCACTGTTCATCTTCGGCTTCCTCGTGCCCTCCTACGTGTGTCTGAACATGTGGGGCTGGTTTAGCATGTGTGGCCTGGATGTGTTCATCTggaacctgctgctgctgctggcttgCCTCGCCCAGATCTGCCACCTCATCTACCGGCTCCACCAGGAGGGCCTCCCCAGCCCCGAGCTCTCCGCTCTCTTCTCTGCCGTCTACCTGCCCCTCGACGTGCCCGTGCAGGCGTTCAAGGACATCGCCAGTGCCTGTGAGAACAGAGTGCTAGCGCTGGATGTGGAAGAGACCTATGCGGTGGAGGGTAAAACCCCCATCGACCAGCTGTCCTTTCTGCTCTCGGGGAG GATCCGTGTGTCTTTGGAGGGTCAGTTTCTCCACTACATCTTCCCTCACCAGTTCCTGGACTCTCCAGAGTGGGAGTCTCTCAGACCCAATGAGGAAGGGAACTTTCAG GTGACCTTGACGGCAGAGACGGAGTGTCGCTACATCTCGTGGCGGCGCCGTCGTCTCTACATGCTGCTGTCCAAGGAGCGCTACATCGCACGCATCTTTTCTGTCATGCTCGGCAGCGACATCGCTGACAAGCTCTACGCCCTCAACGACAAGCTGTTTGCCAAAAGTGGCGTGCGCCTGGACATCCGCCTGCCCAGCCTGTACCACGTcctggccccctcccccccgggcAGCGAGGGTGacggcaggggcccagggccccCGGGGGAGcagctgagggtggaggaggaagacccCGCCCCTGCCTACCAGCAGTCgaccccccctcagccccaggATGCCCAGGAAGGAGAGGACCAGACCCCCCCGGCCCAGCGCCAGGCCCCCCCGTGCCGCCAGCCCTGGACCTCAGACACAGAGCCGCCCTCTG GTGAAAGTGCCAAGAACCTTCCACCTCGATACCAGAGAGGCAGGGCTCCGCTCGCCCCAACCAACACCCCCAAGCTGTGA
- the popdc2 gene encoding popeye domain-containing 2 isoform X1, with product MSADNSTMLDSVIYGHPLCEGWTNNTEGAFYHLGNTIMFLGYMGGSGAYGALFIFGFLVPSYVCLNMWGWFSMCGLDVFIWNLLLLLACLAQICHLIYRLHQEGLPSPELSALFSAVYLPLDVPVQAFKDIASACENRVLALDVEETYAVEGKTPIDQLSFLLSGRIRVSLEGQFLHYIFPHQFLDSPEWESLRPNEEGNFQVTLTAETECRYISWRRRRLYMLLSKERYIARIFSVMLGSDIADKLYALNDKLFAKSGVRLDIRLPSLYHVLAPSPPGSEGDGRGPGPPGEQLRVEEEDPAPAYQQSTPPQPQDAQEGEDQTPPAQRQAPPCRQPWTSDTEPPSGEDSTSLVLEDFADMTGSLMDYGSERDYLR from the exons ACCAACAACACCGAGGGTGCCTTCTACCACCTGGGCAACACCATCATGTTCCTTGGGTACATGGGGGGCAGCGGAGCATACGGGGCACTGTTCATCTTCGGCTTCCTCGTGCCCTCCTACGTGTGTCTGAACATGTGGGGCTGGTTTAGCATGTGTGGCCTGGATGTGTTCATCTggaacctgctgctgctgctggcttgCCTCGCCCAGATCTGCCACCTCATCTACCGGCTCCACCAGGAGGGCCTCCCCAGCCCCGAGCTCTCCGCTCTCTTCTCTGCCGTCTACCTGCCCCTCGACGTGCCCGTGCAGGCGTTCAAGGACATCGCCAGTGCCTGTGAGAACAGAGTGCTAGCGCTGGATGTGGAAGAGACCTATGCGGTGGAGGGTAAAACCCCCATCGACCAGCTGTCCTTTCTGCTCTCGGGGAG GATCCGTGTGTCTTTGGAGGGTCAGTTTCTCCACTACATCTTCCCTCACCAGTTCCTGGACTCTCCAGAGTGGGAGTCTCTCAGACCCAATGAGGAAGGGAACTTTCAG GTGACCTTGACGGCAGAGACGGAGTGTCGCTACATCTCGTGGCGGCGCCGTCGTCTCTACATGCTGCTGTCCAAGGAGCGCTACATCGCACGCATCTTTTCTGTCATGCTCGGCAGCGACATCGCTGACAAGCTCTACGCCCTCAACGACAAGCTGTTTGCCAAAAGTGGCGTGCGCCTGGACATCCGCCTGCCCAGCCTGTACCACGTcctggccccctcccccccgggcAGCGAGGGTGacggcaggggcccagggccccCGGGGGAGcagctgagggtggaggaggaagacccCGCCCCTGCCTACCAGCAGTCgaccccccctcagccccaggATGCCCAGGAAGGAGAGGACCAGACCCCCCCGGCCCAGCGCCAGGCCCCCCCGTGCCGCCAGCCCTGGACCTCAGACACAGAGCCGCCCTCTGGTGAGGACTCGACCAGCCTGGTCTTGGAGGACTTTGCTGATATGACGGGGTCCTTAATGGATTATGGGAGTGAGAGGGATTATTTAAGATAG